The proteins below come from a single Pseudomonas chlororaphis genomic window:
- a CDS encoding alpha/beta hydrolase: MDQVNLTTSDGFRLAATRYCAQGTPKGNLIMAGATGVQQRFYRRFAQHASARGFNVLTIDYRGVGESRPKTLKGFEMSYLDWGYQDLAVAVEFMDDGHTPLFWVGHSFGGHALGLLPNHDRITAAYCFGTGAGWAGWMPRLEALKVRLLWTWVLPLIVACKGYMAWSILGMGDDLPLGVYKDWKRWCAHPHYFFDDPAMAHVADLYAEVRLPVVFANAIDDPWAPPVSRDAFIKGYRNAPVLTRDLAPDSPQQAIGHMGYFRASATRAWDEMLDWFSASLESAAPRHRNGTGDYR, from the coding sequence ATCGATCAGGTGAACCTGACAACAAGCGATGGTTTTCGTCTCGCCGCCACCCGCTACTGCGCCCAGGGCACGCCGAAGGGTAACCTGATCATGGCGGGCGCGACGGGCGTGCAACAACGCTTCTATCGGCGCTTTGCCCAACACGCCAGCGCGCGTGGCTTCAACGTGTTGACCATCGATTACCGGGGCGTCGGTGAGTCTCGCCCAAAGACGCTCAAAGGCTTCGAGATGTCTTATCTGGACTGGGGGTACCAAGACCTGGCCGTAGCCGTCGAGTTCATGGACGACGGTCACACCCCGCTATTTTGGGTGGGCCACTCCTTTGGCGGGCACGCACTGGGCCTGCTACCCAACCACGATCGGATCACCGCGGCCTATTGCTTTGGGACCGGCGCCGGCTGGGCCGGATGGATGCCCCGGCTAGAGGCCCTCAAGGTTCGCCTGCTGTGGACATGGGTGCTGCCGTTGATTGTCGCCTGCAAGGGCTACATGGCGTGGAGCATCCTAGGCATGGGCGATGACTTACCGCTGGGCGTCTACAAGGATTGGAAACGCTGGTGCGCCCATCCCCATTATTTTTTCGACGACCCGGCCATGGCGCACGTCGCCGATCTGTACGCCGAGGTACGCCTGCCGGTGGTGTTCGCCAACGCGATCGACGATCCCTGGGCGCCACCCGTGTCACGGGATGCCTTCATCAAGGGGTATCGAAATGCGCCGGTGCTGACCCGCGACCTTGCGCCCGACTCACCCCAGCAGGCCATCGGGCACATGGGCTACTTCCGCGCGTCGGCCACTCGGGCCTGGGATGAGATGCTCGATTGGTTCAGCGCTTCACTTGAATCGGCGGCGCCACGGCATCGCAACGGCACGGGGGATTACCGATGA